In Archangium violaceum, the following are encoded in one genomic region:
- the gor gene encoding glutathione-disulfide reductase: MPQYDFDLFTIGAGSGGVAASRRAGSYGARVAICEDNRIGGTCVHRGCVPKKLLVYGAHFRHDFEDAAGFGWSLSEPGFDWKKLQAAKDKELERLDGVYRRLLRDSGVKLLEGRGRLVDEHTVEVNGQRYTAERILVATGSRPLLPEVTGIEHAITSDGALGLPELPRRIAIVGGGYIGVEFAGIFNALGSKVVMLIRGDMVLRGFDDDIRAMLTQEMRKKGIDLRPETFVRDIEKRADGSLSLLTRMGDTLEVDAVLYATGRVPNTQGLGLEEVGVRLDARGAVEVDEWSRTSVDNVHAVGDVTDRINLTPVAIAEGRALAETLFHDNPTKMDHTGVASAVFSQPPVGTVGFTELEARERHGKVDVYVSNFRPMKHTLSGRDERSMMKLIVERDSGRVLGFHMVGADAPEIIQGLAVALKCGVTKKQLDSTVGIHPTAAEEFVTMRDKRPDPEEDAARELGHDALSH, encoded by the coding sequence ATGCCCCAGTACGACTTCGATCTGTTCACCATCGGCGCGGGCTCGGGCGGTGTGGCGGCGAGCCGCCGCGCGGGCTCGTACGGTGCACGCGTCGCCATCTGCGAGGACAACCGCATCGGTGGCACGTGTGTGCATCGCGGGTGTGTGCCCAAGAAGCTGCTCGTCTACGGAGCCCACTTCCGTCATGACTTCGAGGACGCGGCGGGCTTTGGCTGGTCCCTCTCCGAGCCCGGTTTCGACTGGAAGAAGCTCCAGGCGGCCAAGGACAAGGAACTGGAGCGGCTCGATGGTGTGTACCGGCGGTTGCTCCGGGACTCGGGAGTGAAGCTCCTCGAGGGCCGGGGCCGGCTGGTGGACGAGCACACGGTCGAGGTGAATGGCCAGCGCTACACGGCGGAGCGCATCCTGGTGGCCACGGGCTCGCGTCCGTTGCTCCCCGAGGTCACGGGCATCGAGCACGCCATCACCTCGGACGGGGCGCTGGGCCTGCCGGAGCTGCCGCGCCGCATCGCCATCGTGGGCGGAGGCTACATCGGGGTGGAGTTCGCGGGCATCTTCAACGCGCTGGGCTCCAAGGTGGTGATGCTCATCCGGGGCGACATGGTGTTGCGCGGCTTCGATGACGACATCCGCGCGATGCTCACCCAGGAGATGCGCAAGAAGGGCATCGACCTGCGGCCGGAGACCTTCGTGCGTGACATCGAGAAACGCGCGGACGGCTCGTTGAGTCTGCTGACGCGGATGGGGGACACGCTCGAGGTGGACGCGGTGCTGTACGCCACGGGGCGCGTGCCCAATACCCAGGGGCTCGGCCTGGAGGAGGTGGGCGTGCGGCTGGACGCGCGCGGCGCGGTGGAGGTGGACGAGTGGTCTCGCACCAGCGTGGACAATGTCCATGCCGTGGGCGACGTGACGGACCGCATCAACCTCACGCCGGTGGCCATCGCCGAGGGGCGCGCCCTGGCCGAGACGCTCTTCCACGACAACCCCACGAAGATGGACCACACGGGGGTGGCCTCGGCGGTGTTCAGCCAGCCCCCCGTGGGCACCGTGGGGTTCACCGAGCTCGAGGCCCGTGAGCGCCACGGCAAGGTGGACGTGTACGTGTCCAACTTCCGGCCCATGAAGCACACGCTGAGCGGGCGCGACGAGCGCTCGATGATGAAGCTCATCGTCGAGCGCGACAGCGGGCGCGTCCTGGGCTTCCACATGGTGGGCGCCGACGCGCCCGAAATCATCCAGGGCCTGGCGGTGGCTCTCAAATGTGGCGTCACCAAGAAGCAGCTCGACTCGACGGTGGGCATCCACCCCACGGCGGCCGAGGAGTTCGTCACCATGCGCGACAAGCGTCCGGACCCCGAGGAGGACGCCGCCCGGGAGCTCGGCCACGACGCCCTCTCCCACTGA
- a CDS encoding PadR family transcriptional regulator yields MDTPISARTAILMSLIGDKGFGLEIIERVREKTNGKISLNEGSVYPALKALEREGLLRSFDGEPMPERGGRPRRYYELTGDGRRVAREQRMALLNLLQPAEAF; encoded by the coding sequence ATGGACACCCCGATCTCCGCTAGGACGGCCATCCTGATGTCGCTGATCGGCGACAAGGGGTTCGGGTTGGAGATTATCGAGCGGGTCCGGGAGAAGACGAACGGGAAGATCAGTCTGAACGAGGGGTCGGTGTATCCGGCGCTCAAGGCGCTCGAGCGGGAAGGGTTGCTGCGCAGCTTCGATGGAGAGCCCATGCCCGAGCGTGGTGGACGTCCGAGGCGGTACTACGAGCTGACAGGAGATGGGCGGCGAGTGGCCCGGGAGCAACGCATGGCCCTGCTCAACCTGCTGCAACCCGCGGAGGCATTCTGA
- a CDS encoding proline dehydrogenase family protein — protein sequence MDQATQLSRSALLFLSRREGLKDVATGVPALRRISRRFIAGETLEEAVAAVKELNARGLTVSFDHLNEAVRNPDETLDEVREYLRLLARIDQVGVRGNVSLKLTQCGLLFDPELALRNAREVVADAKRRGTFVRVDMEQSEVTQATLDVVRALHREFGQPHVGAVLQSYLYRTEADARALCAEGIRIRLCKGAYLEGPEVAYQDKKDVDDNYVRAMRILLDSGLYHGIATHDERMIDETLAYARKRGLARGAFEFQMLYGIRRDLQERLVGEGYPVRVYVPYGRHWYPYFMRRLAERPANVWFVMKNLLKG from the coding sequence ATGGACCAGGCCACCCAACTGTCCCGCTCCGCCCTGCTGTTCCTCTCGCGCCGCGAGGGATTGAAGGACGTCGCCACCGGCGTGCCGGCGCTGCGCCGCATCTCCCGCCGTTTCATCGCGGGCGAGACGCTGGAGGAAGCCGTCGCCGCGGTGAAGGAATTGAACGCGCGAGGGCTGACCGTCTCCTTCGACCACCTCAACGAGGCGGTGCGCAACCCGGACGAGACGCTCGACGAGGTGCGCGAGTACCTCCGGCTGCTGGCGCGCATCGACCAGGTGGGGGTGCGCGGCAACGTGTCCTTGAAGCTCACGCAGTGCGGGCTGCTCTTCGATCCGGAGCTGGCGCTGCGCAACGCGCGCGAGGTGGTGGCGGATGCGAAGCGGCGCGGCACCTTCGTGCGCGTGGACATGGAGCAGAGCGAGGTGACCCAGGCCACGCTGGACGTGGTGCGCGCGCTGCACCGCGAGTTCGGCCAGCCGCACGTGGGCGCGGTGCTGCAGAGCTACCTCTACCGGACCGAGGCCGACGCGCGAGCCCTGTGCGCCGAGGGCATCCGCATCCGCCTGTGCAAGGGCGCCTACCTGGAGGGGCCCGAAGTGGCCTACCAGGACAAGAAGGACGTGGATGACAATTACGTGCGCGCCATGCGCATCCTGCTCGACAGCGGGCTGTACCACGGCATCGCCACGCACGATGAGCGGATGATCGACGAGACGCTGGCCTACGCCCGGAAGCGGGGGCTGGCGCGCGGCGCCTTCGAGTTCCAGATGCTCTATGGCATCCGGAGGGACTTGCAGGAGCGGCTGGTGGGAGAGGGCTACCCGGTGCGCGTCTACGTGCCATATGGCAGGCACTGGTACCCGTACTTCATGCGCCGGCTCGCGGAGCGTCCGGCGAACGTCTGGTTCGTGATGAAGAACCTGTTGAAGGGGTAG
- a CDS encoding alpha/beta fold hydrolase: MREATLPAIPRLVPDPEEIQQGYELSYEQRMVRGAPVRLFTFPGGNLDAARTVLCLPGLGASGRSFAPMRPLAPERRFLLWTPTLQTPLTHTPLQWNLASLEHPDAGLPERFALVGSSFGSLISIAYALAHPERLKALVLVSPVASVHRVRRWALALSTLVRMPKPFAYVFAPTVARILGGRHLPPEGRSEIVREARRLSPLELLRRLEDILAADYLDDLERLRVPTLILHGARDLLVPLSYARDVASRIPGSRLEVIREASHLPYMSHTDAFNAFVGDFLARHDS; encoded by the coding sequence ATGCGTGAAGCCACCCTTCCCGCCATCCCCCGGCTCGTCCCTGATCCGGAGGAGATTCAACAGGGTTATGAGCTCTCGTATGAACAGCGAATGGTGCGCGGCGCCCCCGTGCGCCTCTTCACCTTTCCCGGAGGCAACCTGGACGCGGCCCGGACCGTGCTGTGTCTGCCTGGATTGGGAGCCTCGGGACGCTCGTTCGCTCCCATGCGCCCGCTGGCACCCGAGCGCCGGTTCCTCCTGTGGACCCCGACGCTGCAGACGCCCCTGACCCATACGCCGCTCCAATGGAACCTGGCCTCGCTGGAGCACCCGGACGCGGGGCTGCCCGAGCGCTTCGCCCTGGTGGGCTCGTCCTTCGGCAGCCTCATCTCCATTGCCTACGCACTGGCCCACCCCGAGCGGCTCAAGGCGCTGGTGCTGGTCTCCCCGGTGGCCAGCGTGCACCGGGTGCGCAGGTGGGCCCTGGCGCTGTCGACGCTCGTGCGCATGCCCAAACCCTTCGCCTATGTCTTCGCGCCCACCGTGGCGCGCATCCTGGGCGGACGCCACCTGCCTCCCGAGGGCCGCTCGGAGATCGTCCGCGAGGCGCGCCGGCTCTCGCCCCTGGAGCTGCTACGCCGGCTGGAGGACATCCTCGCCGCGGACTACCTGGATGACCTGGAGCGCCTGCGCGTGCCCACGCTCATCCTCCACGGCGCCAGGGATTTGCTGGTGCCCCTCTCGTATGCGCGGGACGTGGCCTCGCGCATCCCCGGCTCGCGGCTGGAGGTCATCCGCGAGGCCAGCCATCTGCCGTACATGAGCCACACGGATGCCTTCAACGCCTTCGTCGGCGACTTCCTCGCCCGACACGACTCGTGA
- a CDS encoding lysophospholipid acyltransferase family protein, whose product MDAAPNPLRRAFFRFAETGAALSALYHRARLLGAEHLPSDGPVLLVGNHGLWGYETPAFFHLIHRATGRYPLGLAERGFFKIPLVRTVLPWLGGVEGTRENALTSLKEGNLVVCYPGGAWETFKKPRHHYVLRWEGTLGFARLAALAGVPIVPFAGFGVDDTFLCPDDERLCVPLAPGEKYRVPLGIGLGPLPLPVKMTFIVGAPLRPPPPDAAESRLKHFRDRVASTVLRLLIRACHA is encoded by the coding sequence GTGGATGCCGCACCCAACCCATTGCGCCGAGCCTTCTTCCGCTTCGCCGAGACGGGCGCGGCGCTCTCCGCGCTCTATCACCGGGCCCGCCTGTTGGGTGCCGAGCACCTGCCCTCCGACGGTCCGGTGCTGCTCGTGGGCAACCATGGCCTGTGGGGCTACGAGACACCGGCCTTCTTCCACCTCATACACCGTGCAACAGGCCGCTACCCGCTGGGGCTGGCCGAGCGGGGCTTCTTCAAGATACCGCTGGTGCGCACGGTGCTGCCCTGGCTGGGTGGGGTGGAGGGCACACGGGAGAACGCGCTCACCTCATTGAAGGAGGGCAACCTCGTCGTCTGCTATCCGGGGGGCGCGTGGGAAACCTTCAAGAAGCCCCGGCACCACTACGTGCTGCGCTGGGAGGGGACGCTCGGCTTCGCGCGGCTGGCGGCCCTGGCCGGTGTGCCCATCGTGCCCTTCGCCGGCTTCGGGGTGGACGACACCTTCCTCTGTCCGGATGACGAGCGGTTGTGCGTTCCCCTCGCGCCCGGAGAGAAGTACCGGGTTCCACTGGGCATTGGCCTGGGCCCACTGCCACTGCCCGTGAAGATGACTTTCATCGTCGGCGCCCCGCTGCGACCGCCACCTCCGGATGCTGCCGAGTCCCGGTTGAAACACTTCCGGGACCGCGTCGCCAGCACGGTGCTCCGCCTTCTCATCCGAGCGTGCCATGCGTGA
- a CDS encoding hemerythrin domain-containing protein yields MLSGKQWELLECFAALESSEGGVPSAEQVERMLEALWLHVRLTERHVQPLVVRVEGHARALQEAEVLLTLHELMAELECFPRGSPEWFARLGAMEDAALAHVRSLELQLFPRLAAALDAHEQVDLIRALAATREALWMEMRRTRRAFRAPEDADSCSIS; encoded by the coding sequence ATGTTGTCTGGGAAGCAGTGGGAGCTGCTGGAGTGCTTCGCGGCGCTGGAGTCGAGCGAGGGCGGGGTGCCGTCAGCGGAGCAGGTGGAGAGGATGCTGGAAGCGCTCTGGCTGCATGTCCGGCTGACGGAGCGTCATGTCCAGCCCCTGGTCGTCCGGGTCGAGGGCCACGCGCGCGCCCTCCAGGAGGCGGAGGTACTCCTGACGTTGCACGAGTTGATGGCCGAGCTGGAGTGTTTCCCCAGGGGCAGCCCGGAGTGGTTCGCCAGGCTCGGGGCCATGGAGGACGCGGCGCTCGCGCACGTGCGCTCCTTGGAGTTGCAGCTCTTTCCACGCCTGGCCGCGGCACTCGATGCCCATGAACAGGTTGACCTCATCCGGGCACTGGCGGCCACACGCGAGGCATTGTGGATGGAAATGCGACGCACCCGTCGTGCGTTCCGAGCGCCAGAGGACGCGGATTCCTGCTCAATCTCCTGA
- a CDS encoding cell wall protein: MSVDKAFREMVRNEIESQLKPLRELVSRLEEGTADLDKLRSVAEQLAPLASAVGPLFGVAGGGGGGGAAAARGAGRRGPGRPARAAAPAPVAASSGGKKRGRKPATEGGARDCAIIGCGKPSRTKGYCAAHYQKLRMLEKTNRRPSAWVDYAEPNSVEDLKLPRGRAAAKALAESNQKNAG; this comes from the coding sequence ATGTCGGTCGACAAGGCATTCCGGGAGATGGTTCGTAACGAGATCGAGTCGCAGCTCAAGCCGCTGCGCGAGCTGGTGTCGCGCCTGGAGGAGGGCACGGCGGATCTCGACAAGCTCCGCAGCGTGGCGGAGCAGCTGGCGCCCCTGGCCAGCGCGGTGGGCCCCCTCTTCGGAGTGGCTGGTGGCGGCGGCGGTGGTGGTGCTGCTGCTGCGCGTGGCGCGGGCCGTCGTGGCCCGGGTCGTCCCGCTCGGGCCGCGGCCCCGGCTCCCGTGGCGGCCTCGTCCGGTGGCAAGAAGCGCGGCCGGAAGCCGGCGACCGAGGGTGGCGCGCGGGATTGCGCCATCATTGGTTGTGGCAAGCCCAGCCGCACCAAGGGGTACTGCGCCGCTCACTACCAGAAGCTGCGCATGCTCGAGAAGACCAACCGTCGCCCGTCGGCCTGGGTGGACTACGCCGAGCCGAACAGCGTGGAGGATCTCAAGCTGCCGCGCGGTCGTGCCGCCGCCAAGGCGCTGGCCGAGTCCAATCAGAAGAACGCGGGCTGA
- a CDS encoding tryptophan 2,3-dioxygenase produces the protein MLGFMNKRELEPGIFTDLAGRTTYGEYLQLDRLLSAQVPRSQPPHHDELLFIIQHQTSELWMKLLVHELTAVIRYIQSDNLEPSFKIFSRVGHIQRMLFEQWSVLETLTPNEYLEFRGALGQASGFQSHQYRALEFLLGHKDANALGPFRHLPGVHAELERFLESPSVYDEFLRHLARKGLAVPADRVERDWRQPYEKSEAVIAVFRHIYENTERHWDAYEMCEKLVDVEERFQLWRYRHMMTVMRVIGFKPGTGGSSGVGFLRKALDLRFFPELWDVRTELAPPVGR, from the coding sequence ATTCTTGGTTTCATGAACAAGCGCGAGCTGGAGCCCGGAATCTTCACCGACCTGGCCGGACGGACGACGTACGGAGAGTATCTGCAGTTGGACAGGCTGCTGTCCGCGCAGGTGCCCCGCTCGCAGCCGCCCCACCACGACGAGCTGCTCTTCATCATCCAGCATCAGACGAGCGAGCTGTGGATGAAGCTGCTCGTGCATGAGCTGACGGCCGTCATCCGTTACATCCAGTCGGACAATCTGGAGCCCTCGTTCAAGATCTTCTCTCGCGTGGGCCACATCCAACGCATGCTCTTCGAGCAGTGGAGCGTGTTGGAGACACTCACGCCCAACGAATATCTCGAGTTCCGCGGGGCGCTCGGGCAGGCCTCGGGCTTCCAGAGCCATCAATACCGCGCGCTGGAGTTCCTGCTGGGCCACAAGGACGCGAATGCGCTCGGGCCCTTCCGGCACCTGCCCGGAGTGCATGCGGAGCTGGAGCGCTTCCTGGAGTCTCCCAGCGTGTATGACGAGTTCCTGCGCCACCTGGCTCGTAAGGGTCTCGCGGTGCCGGCGGACCGCGTCGAGCGCGACTGGCGCCAGCCTTATGAGAAGAGCGAAGCGGTGATAGCGGTGTTCCGCCACATCTATGAGAACACCGAGCGTCATTGGGACGCCTACGAGATGTGCGAGAAGTTGGTGGACGTGGAGGAGCGTTTCCAGCTCTGGCGCTACCGCCACATGATGACGGTGATGCGAGTCATCGGCTTCAAGCCCGGGACGGGAGGCTCCTCGGGCGTGGGCTTCCTGCGCAAGGCGTTGGATTTGCGCTTCTTCCCCGAGCTCTGGGACGTGCGCACCGAGCTCGCTCCCCCGGTTGGCAGGTAG
- a CDS encoding Uma2 family endonuclease translates to MMLESSTPIAHLEPYPSRRPGAIPRATRPAVSPRAATLHAYAASQLGAELIATYGAGRGAPGSWLLLSGLEIHLGQSAIAPDLLGWRRERIPRLPRGSSGIALPPDWVCEVLSHPEERARLLPLYAREGIQHVWLVDPEVRTLEVLELDGRRYSLRALHSGASTVRAEPFGALELPLRLLWAE, encoded by the coding sequence ATGATGCTCGAAAGCTCCACCCCCATCGCCCACCTCGAGCCCTATCCCTCCCGCCGGCCGGGAGCCATCCCCAGGGCCACGCGCCCCGCCGTCAGCCCGCGCGCCGCCACGCTCCACGCGTACGCCGCCTCCCAGCTCGGCGCCGAGCTCATCGCCACCTACGGCGCCGGCCGCGGCGCCCCGGGCTCCTGGCTCCTGCTCTCCGGTCTCGAAATCCACCTCGGGCAGAGTGCCATCGCCCCGGACCTGCTCGGCTGGCGCCGCGAGCGCATCCCCCGCCTGCCCCGCGGCTCCTCCGGCATCGCCCTCCCCCCGGATTGGGTCTGTGAGGTGCTCTCCCACCCCGAGGAGCGCGCCCGGCTGTTGCCCCTCTACGCGCGCGAGGGCATCCAGCACGTGTGGCTCGTGGACCCGGAGGTGCGCACCCTGGAGGTGCTCGAGCTCGACGGCCGCCGCTACTCCCTGCGGGCCCTGCACTCGGGTGCAAGCACCGTTCGTGCCGAACCTTTCGGTGCGTTGGAGCTGCCGTTGCGCCTTCTGTGGGCGGAGTGA
- a CDS encoding GAF domain-containing protein, whose translation MQVPGSSFVVAVERMSRALEQLASSPSASAVLQEVVHCAGASLGLERAAVAWLDTDGLLLTQASAGLVPDAVAACGRYLLDGPHLERTPWHFHRGEPGLEPVLAEALVRMGAVSLLALPVFTSSGGCVGVLLGPSSEPRSYSPEEARRFSLYAQLAGLAIERGRLVASGRTAALQARAEAEQAELLRLTSFQAVTEAFGRALTREDVGRAVLELGVPAVGAVGGTVHQASADGRSVELVAAVGASPESFATLRTLPRAMPEMPGYDAAARGIPVWLESPEEARARYPAFSVYMATQSCQAFAFLPLMVEQRCLGLLAFGFAQARHFTELQRTLMLGLARQCAQALERARLYENERSARLLAEAAGQRLQLLADAGVLLSGSLEWETTVSGVAQLAVGAFSDWCAVDFLDEHGALRRLTVQHAQPERSLLHDKLLGFTPDRSRPSAIADVVRTGRSQLVTGVVPASQAPAEASAPARPDAGGSFIIVPLVARQRTLGAMSFVRGPARPPFTGPDQSLAEDLAARAGLAIDNARLLRKARAAEAESRRNAARLRILVEVDRLLAEAGLDLPAVLDVIARKVSEVVGDGCVLQLMAEDGAFLEPVTIHHPDPEARWLLAGTVHARRQRLGEGLHGGAVANGRVVLLPDVDVEEARASGGLPEYVPYLDRYGPQSLLVVPLAVKGRVFGTLGVVRDVAGGRPYGEDDQLLLQSLAERAALAIEDARLYGAATEAVRLRDDFLSVAGHELKTPLSALRLQIQLLARMARDVATTPGLSERVEKAERTSERLGALIDELMDAGRITSGKMKLEREEMDLASLARDAVGRMSEALARVGSEVRLVADSQVLGRWDRVRLEQVVGNLLSNAAKYGRGQPVEVRVESGNQGRARLVVKDSGIGIAPEDQARIFERFERAATGKQFHGLGLGLWISREIVESHGGHIHVRSAPGEGSTFTVELPRE comes from the coding sequence ATGCAGGTGCCCGGAAGCAGCTTCGTCGTCGCGGTGGAGCGCATGTCCCGCGCTCTGGAGCAGCTCGCGTCCTCGCCGTCGGCTTCGGCGGTGTTGCAGGAGGTGGTGCATTGCGCGGGGGCCTCCCTGGGCCTGGAGCGCGCGGCGGTCGCATGGTTGGACACGGACGGGTTGTTGCTGACGCAGGCCTCGGCCGGGCTGGTACCGGATGCGGTGGCGGCGTGCGGGCGCTACCTGTTGGATGGTCCTCATCTGGAGCGGACGCCGTGGCACTTCCACCGAGGGGAGCCGGGGCTGGAGCCGGTGCTCGCCGAGGCCCTGGTCCGCATGGGTGCCGTGTCGCTGCTGGCGCTGCCCGTGTTCACCTCGAGCGGTGGGTGCGTGGGCGTGTTGCTGGGGCCCTCGTCCGAGCCGCGCTCCTACTCTCCGGAGGAGGCGCGGCGCTTCTCCCTCTACGCGCAGCTGGCTGGGCTCGCCATCGAGCGGGGCAGGCTGGTGGCCTCCGGGCGCACCGCCGCGCTCCAGGCCCGCGCCGAGGCCGAGCAGGCCGAGCTGCTGCGCCTCACCAGCTTCCAGGCGGTGACGGAGGCCTTCGGCCGCGCCCTCACCCGTGAGGACGTGGGCCGGGCCGTGCTGGAGCTGGGCGTGCCCGCCGTGGGCGCGGTGGGCGGCACCGTGCACCAGGCCTCGGCGGATGGGCGCTCGGTGGAGCTGGTGGCCGCGGTGGGCGCCAGTCCGGAATCCTTCGCCACCTTGCGCACCCTGCCCCGGGCGATGCCCGAGATGCCCGGCTACGACGCGGCCGCCCGGGGCATCCCCGTGTGGCTGGAGTCCCCCGAGGAGGCCCGGGCCCGCTACCCCGCCTTCTCCGTGTACATGGCGACCCAGTCGTGTCAGGCCTTCGCCTTCCTGCCGCTCATGGTGGAGCAGCGCTGTCTGGGGTTGCTGGCCTTCGGTTTCGCCCAGGCGCGGCACTTCACCGAGCTGCAGCGCACCCTCATGCTCGGACTGGCCCGCCAGTGCGCGCAGGCCCTCGAGCGGGCCCGCCTCTATGAGAACGAGCGCTCCGCGCGCCTGCTCGCCGAGGCCGCCGGACAGCGGCTGCAATTGCTGGCGGACGCGGGCGTGCTGCTGTCCGGCTCCCTGGAGTGGGAGACGACCGTGTCCGGCGTCGCGCAGCTCGCGGTGGGCGCCTTCTCCGACTGGTGCGCCGTGGACTTCCTCGACGAGCACGGCGCCCTGCGGCGGCTCACCGTGCAGCACGCCCAGCCGGAGCGCTCCCTGCTCCATGACAAGCTCCTGGGCTTCACCCCGGATCGCTCCCGGCCCTCGGCCATCGCCGACGTGGTGCGCACCGGTCGCTCGCAGCTCGTCACCGGCGTGGTGCCCGCCTCGCAGGCTCCCGCCGAGGCCTCCGCCCCCGCGCGGCCGGACGCGGGCGGCTCGTTCATCATCGTCCCGCTGGTGGCCCGCCAGCGCACCCTGGGCGCCATGTCCTTCGTCCGGGGGCCGGCGCGCCCTCCCTTCACCGGGCCGGACCAGTCGCTCGCCGAGGACCTGGCCGCGCGCGCGGGGCTCGCCATCGACAACGCCCGTCTGCTGCGCAAGGCCCGCGCCGCCGAGGCCGAGTCCCGCCGCAACGCCGCCCGCCTGCGCATCCTCGTGGAGGTGGACCGGCTCCTGGCCGAGGCGGGGTTGGATCTGCCCGCGGTGCTGGATGTGATTGCTCGCAAGGTGTCCGAAGTGGTGGGTGATGGGTGCGTGCTCCAGCTCATGGCCGAGGACGGCGCCTTCCTGGAGCCCGTCACCATCCACCACCCGGACCCCGAGGCGCGCTGGCTGCTGGCCGGCACGGTGCACGCCCGCCGGCAGCGGCTGGGCGAGGGGCTTCATGGGGGCGCCGTCGCCAACGGGCGCGTGGTGCTGTTGCCTGACGTGGACGTGGAGGAGGCTCGCGCGTCCGGGGGGTTGCCCGAGTACGTGCCCTACCTGGACCGGTATGGTCCGCAGAGCCTCCTGGTGGTGCCCCTGGCGGTGAAGGGACGGGTGTTCGGCACCCTCGGCGTGGTGCGCGATGTCGCCGGAGGCCGGCCCTATGGCGAGGATGATCAGCTGCTGCTGCAGAGCCTCGCGGAACGGGCGGCGCTGGCCATCGAGGATGCCCGGCTGTACGGCGCCGCCACCGAGGCGGTGCGCCTGCGCGATGACTTCCTCTCCGTCGCGGGTCACGAGCTGAAGACGCCGCTGAGCGCCCTGCGGCTGCAGATCCAACTGCTGGCACGCATGGCTCGCGACGTGGCCACCACCCCGGGCCTGTCCGAGCGCGTGGAGAAGGCCGAGCGCACCAGCGAGCGGCTCGGCGCTCTCATCGACGAGCTCATGGACGCCGGCCGCATCACCTCGGGGAAGATGAAGCTGGAGCGCGAGGAGATGGATCTGGCCTCGCTCGCCCGCGACGCCGTGGGCCGCATGTCCGAGGCCCTCGCCCGTGTCGGCAGCGAGGTCCGGCTGGTGGCCGACTCCCAGGTGCTCGGACGGTGGGACCGTGTCCGCCTGGAGCAGGTGGTCGGCAATCTGTTGTCCAACGCGGCCAAGTATGGACGCGGCCAGCCCGTCGAGGTCCGCGTCGAGTCCGGCAACCAGGGCCGCGCCCGGCTCGTCGTCAAGGACTCCGGCATTGGCATCGCTCCCGAGGACCAGGCCCGGATCTTCGAACGCTTCGAGCGCGCCGCTACAGGCAAGCAGTTCCACGGGCTCGGTCTGGGGCTGTGGATTTCACGCGAAATCGTCGAGTCCCATGGGGGCCATATCCATGTGCGCAGTGCTCCCGGTGAGGGCTCCACCTTCACCGTGGAGCTTCCTCGCGAGTAG